The following are encoded in a window of Brockia lithotrophica genomic DNA:
- a CDS encoding class I SAM-dependent methyltransferase, translating to MEGSTRQYFEERAEGWDANIRPETRERLARIVRDLGIRPGSYVLDVGSGTGILIPLLLEAVGPEGKVTAFDLAEKMLALAKEKYGGERVEFVQGDIANAPFPDGTFDEVVCNSSFPHFEDRARAVQEMFRIVKPGGRVAVFHPMSREAVNDVHRKLGGVVRDHLLPEDEEMRRLFRDAGFSEIQLVNRSDLYLVTARKPETFPS from the coding sequence GTGGAAGGGTCGACCAGGCAGTACTTCGAAGAGCGGGCCGAAGGTTGGGACGCGAACATCCGCCCGGAAACGCGCGAACGCTTGGCCCGGATCGTGCGAGATCTCGGTATAAGACCCGGGAGCTACGTCTTGGACGTAGGAAGTGGAACGGGAATTTTGATCCCTCTTCTCTTAGAGGCCGTAGGTCCGGAAGGAAAAGTTACGGCCTTTGATCTGGCTGAAAAGATGCTCGCCCTTGCGAAGGAAAAGTATGGGGGCGAAAGGGTGGAGTTCGTCCAAGGGGATATCGCAAACGCTCCCTTTCCAGATGGGACTTTCGACGAAGTTGTGTGCAACTCCAGTTTTCCGCACTTCGAAGATCGGGCGCGCGCAGTGCAGGAGATGTTTCGGATAGTGAAGCCCGGCGGGCGAGTGGCGGTCTTCCACCCGATGAGCCGAGAAGCGGTCAACGATGTGCACCGCAAGTTGGGCGGCGTCGTGCGGGACCACCTTTTGCCCGAAGACGAGGAAATGCGTCGCCTGTTTCGAGACGCTGGGTTTTCAGAGATACAACTCGTCAACCGTTCCGACCTCTACCTGGTAACGGCCCGCAAACCCGAGACTTTTCCCTCGTAG